A genomic window from Streptomyces sp. WMMC940 includes:
- a CDS encoding DUF2397 family protein produces the protein MTSRTAEPDRDGPAEAAASLADQDRLIQYLERFIQDLITLGGRIALLIGEPEGQGRVGLLLRPAAAREAADAAPDEADTAETQA, from the coding sequence ATGACGTCACGCACGGCCGAACCGGACCGTGACGGCCCAGCCGAGGCCGCTGCGTCCCTCGCCGACCAGGACCGGCTGATCCAGTACCTGGAGCGGTTCATCCAGGACCTGATCACTCTCGGCGGGCGGATCGCCCTGCTCATCGGGGAACCGGAGGGCCAGGGCCGGGTGGGCCTGCTGCTGCGGCCGGCGGCCGCGCGGGAGGCCGCCGATGCCGCTCCGGACGAGGCGGACACCGCCGAAACGCAGGCGTAG
- a CDS encoding SCO2400 family protein, which yields MDYCVPCHRTLNGAVTCPECGAYDSAMAGADGIPPVATAMAETRPDEEPAPGGSPAAAPATAHAAPPVAAEPATPPGPTATTPVATAPDHGAATHVADAHRPRPRRWRTYGGRTLAAAAFAVLGGLGTSSLLADGSAGLPLAAPSPDLPPPDEPREHGTARPTASAPPERPTTHPARGAARERNDAAPGPPRTTPTTPEPPATRTPKPTPDTAPPPATTEPSTRPSTNRPAPSPPPTPPITPSPSGSTGTSPTASPTPDTTETPVTNALPKRVPPRQS from the coding sequence ATGGACTACTGCGTTCCCTGCCACCGCACCCTCAACGGCGCCGTGACGTGCCCCGAATGCGGTGCCTACGACTCCGCCATGGCCGGCGCGGACGGGATTCCGCCGGTCGCCACGGCGATGGCGGAGACCCGCCCCGACGAGGAACCGGCTCCCGGCGGGTCGCCCGCCGCTGCCCCGGCCACGGCGCATGCCGCTCCCCCGGTCGCGGCCGAGCCGGCCACTCCGCCGGGCCCGACGGCGACGACACCCGTGGCCACGGCCCCCGACCACGGGGCCGCGACACATGTGGCCGACGCCCACCGTCCCCGGCCGCGGCGGTGGAGGACGTACGGCGGCCGGACGCTCGCCGCTGCCGCCTTCGCGGTGCTGGGCGGCCTGGGCACGTCCTCGCTGCTGGCCGACGGCTCCGCCGGCCTCCCGCTGGCCGCACCGAGCCCGGACCTGCCACCCCCCGACGAACCCCGGGAACACGGCACCGCACGGCCGACGGCCTCGGCCCCACCGGAACGTCCGACCACCCACCCCGCCAGGGGAGCCGCCCGAGAACGCAACGACGCTGCACCCGGACCCCCTCGCACCACCCCCACCACCCCGGAGCCCCCCGCCACCCGCACTCCGAAACCCACCCCCGACACCGCTCCACCACCAGCGACCACAGAACCGAGCACCCGCCCCTCCACCAACCGCCCCGCCCCATCACCCCCACCGACACCTCCCATCACACCAAGCCCCAGCGGCAGCACGGGCACCTCGCCCACGGCCAGCCCCACCCCCGACACCACAGAGACGCCAGTCACCAACGCCCTGCCCAAACGCGTACCGCCCCGGCAATCATGA
- a CDS encoding flavin monoamine oxidase family protein produces MEQTTADVCVVGAGFAGLAAARNLAHAGREVIVLEARDRVGGRVWNRELPDGTVVSAGGTWLGDGQARMFRLAREYGLRAYPQYDDGDHVLRLDGVDHRYRGSIPKAGPAALASLGLAFARLNAMARRLPADAPWLAPNARTLDARTLGQWLADPLNVPSGTAHTVLKATMSLLFCTDPAEVSLLGALVLARGGGGFDYYTDSGRTETHLLDGGTPELARRMAEGLGDAVRLASPVRRIVQNGNDAEVSTDVLTVRARRVIVAVPPVLAGRILFEPALPPAAVHLRQRMAPGSIIRVHTSYPEPFWRGQRLSGQTLAPLSAVPVTIDQTPPGGRPGVLSSYAFGSGAVRLGRLDPKERRDVWLHALAERFGPEALHPLGHLETDWSAQAWSGGGMIGHFPPGALTGYGRALREPVGRIHWAGTETATQMHGLMEGAVRSGERAAREVLALH; encoded by the coding sequence ATGGAGCAGACGACGGCGGACGTGTGTGTGGTCGGTGCCGGATTCGCGGGTCTGGCGGCCGCGCGGAACCTGGCGCACGCGGGCCGGGAGGTGATCGTGCTCGAAGCCCGGGACCGCGTGGGCGGCCGGGTGTGGAACCGGGAACTGCCCGACGGCACCGTCGTCTCCGCGGGTGGGACCTGGCTCGGGGACGGCCAGGCGAGGATGTTCCGGCTCGCCCGGGAGTACGGGCTCCGGGCGTATCCGCAGTACGACGACGGCGACCACGTCCTGCGCCTCGACGGCGTCGACCACCGCTACCGGGGGAGCATCCCCAAGGCCGGTCCGGCGGCGCTCGCCTCCCTGGGACTGGCCTTCGCGCGGTTGAACGCGATGGCGCGGCGGCTCCCCGCCGACGCCCCCTGGCTGGCCCCGAACGCGCGGACGCTCGACGCCCGCACGCTCGGGCAGTGGCTCGCCGATCCGCTCAACGTGCCCTCCGGGACGGCGCACACCGTGCTGAAGGCGACGATGAGCCTGCTGTTCTGCACCGACCCCGCCGAGGTCTCCCTGCTGGGGGCGCTGGTCCTGGCACGGGGCGGCGGCGGGTTCGACTACTACACCGACAGCGGCAGGACCGAGACGCATCTCCTCGACGGCGGGACCCCGGAGCTGGCCCGGCGGATGGCGGAAGGGCTGGGCGACGCCGTACGTCTGGCCAGTCCGGTCCGGCGGATCGTCCAGAACGGGAACGACGCCGAGGTGAGCACGGACGTGCTGACGGTACGGGCGCGCCGGGTCATCGTCGCCGTACCGCCGGTGCTCGCCGGGCGCATCCTGTTCGAGCCGGCGCTGCCGCCCGCCGCGGTCCATCTGAGGCAGCGGATGGCGCCCGGCTCGATCATCCGCGTCCACACCTCGTACCCCGAGCCGTTCTGGCGCGGTCAGCGCCTGTCCGGGCAGACGCTCGCTCCCCTGTCGGCCGTCCCCGTGACCATCGACCAGACCCCACCCGGGGGCAGGCCGGGCGTGCTGAGCAGCTACGCCTTCGGATCCGGGGCCGTTCGGCTCGGCCGGCTGGACCCCAAGGAGCGCCGGGACGTGTGGCTGCACGCGCTCGCGGAGCGCTTCGGCCCGGAGGCCCTGCATCCTCTGGGACACCTGGAGACGGACTGGTCCGCGCAGGCGTGGTCCGGGGGCGGGATGATCGGCCACTTCCCGCCCGGGGCACTGACCGGCTACGGCCGTGCTCTGCGCGAGCCGGTCGGCCGGATCCACTGGGCGGGCACGGAGACCGCGACGCAGATGCACGGGCTGATGGAGGGCGCGGTGCGCTCCGGAGAGCGTGCCGCCCGGGAGGTCCTGGCCCTGCACTGA
- a CDS encoding PP2C family protein-serine/threonine phosphatase, whose translation MPRTDDARPVGAEEQVPVPHDDVTTLKHVIEQEIAALRADVGGSTPARATRPSPGGSEAPHVGADAAVPRDGGPTGRARGQDRDRGPGAADGGDPWACLTAALPAVPLATALLAPVWDDGRGEEGATLVDFVIAAGNRVRSAEWLEPLGLLVGQRLLTVRPGAASAGLVEALAHVLRTGRPLHGWALDYTERREGRLRRVQLLCDAAASGDRILATWRPALTEADLLTSDAQKLVSMGWGNWDLLSGATNWSDGLHRIFRTAPGRTWSLTELCDALLPEDVPRFAQCVRALLAGSDTPWTRVRFVVGDEVRTLDVLGRPLAGTDGRPWAIHLVARDLTPQTRSLQRLAETRRETEELRQQAAAEREVASQLREALLPTHSAQLAEAGVTVAAAYLPSEHEVAVGGDWYKCRLLADGRVLLAIGDASGHGLGAVARMAQQRHALAGLAQTGAEPGTMATWLNQLMCGDPTALTATAVVGFIERRTLHWACAGHPPPVLRRGGGAALLPGDHAGPLLGLIPGYAYETATVPLEPDDLLLLYTDGLIERRDEDIEESLDGLVRSLAREGPLSPQETVDDLISAHAASGLEDDACLLALRID comes from the coding sequence ATGCCGCGCACCGACGACGCCCGTCCGGTCGGTGCCGAGGAACAGGTGCCCGTCCCGCACGATGACGTAACGACGCTCAAGCACGTCATCGAGCAGGAGATCGCCGCCCTGCGCGCCGACGTGGGGGGCTCCACCCCCGCGCGGGCGACCCGGCCGTCCCCGGGCGGGAGTGAAGCCCCCCACGTCGGCGCGGACGCCGCCGTGCCGCGGGACGGCGGGCCCACCGGGCGGGCCCGCGGGCAGGACCGGGATCGGGGCCCCGGAGCCGCGGACGGCGGCGATCCCTGGGCGTGCCTCACCGCCGCGCTCCCGGCCGTACCGCTGGCCACCGCCCTCCTCGCGCCGGTGTGGGACGACGGCAGGGGAGAGGAGGGGGCGACCCTGGTCGACTTCGTCATCGCGGCCGGTAACCGCGTCCGGTCCGCCGAATGGCTCGAACCCCTGGGCCTGCTGGTGGGGCAGCGGCTGCTGACCGTACGGCCCGGGGCGGCCTCCGCCGGACTGGTCGAGGCCCTCGCCCACGTCCTGAGGACCGGCCGGCCCCTGCACGGGTGGGCCCTGGACTACACGGAGCGGCGGGAGGGGCGCCTCAGGAGGGTCCAGCTGCTGTGCGACGCGGCCGCGAGCGGGGACCGGATCCTGGCGACCTGGCGCCCCGCGCTCACCGAGGCCGACCTCCTCACCAGCGACGCGCAGAAGCTGGTGTCCATGGGGTGGGGGAACTGGGACCTGCTGTCCGGGGCGACCAACTGGTCGGACGGGCTGCACCGCATCTTCCGCACGGCTCCCGGCCGGACGTGGTCGCTGACGGAACTGTGCGACGCACTGCTCCCCGAGGACGTCCCGCGGTTCGCACAGTGCGTCAGGGCCCTGCTCGCCGGGAGCGACACACCCTGGACCCGTGTCCGGTTCGTCGTCGGGGACGAGGTCCGCACCCTGGACGTGCTCGGCCGGCCGCTCGCCGGCACCGACGGCCGTCCGTGGGCGATCCACCTCGTGGCGAGGGACCTGACGCCCCAGACGCGCAGCCTCCAGCGCCTGGCGGAGACCCGCAGGGAGACCGAGGAACTGCGCCAGCAGGCCGCCGCCGAACGCGAGGTGGCCTCCCAACTGCGCGAGGCGCTGCTGCCGACCCACTCCGCCCAGCTCGCCGAGGCGGGCGTCACCGTCGCCGCGGCCTACCTCCCGTCCGAGCACGAGGTCGCGGTCGGCGGTGACTGGTACAAGTGCCGGCTGCTGGCCGACGGCCGGGTGCTCCTGGCCATCGGGGACGCCAGCGGCCACGGCCTGGGGGCCGTCGCACGGATGGCCCAGCAGCGTCACGCACTGGCCGGGCTGGCCCAGACCGGGGCGGAGCCGGGGACCATGGCGACGTGGCTGAACCAGCTGATGTGCGGAGATCCCACCGCCCTCACCGCCACCGCCGTGGTCGGGTTCATCGAGCGCCGCACCCTGCACTGGGCGTGCGCCGGCCATCCGCCGCCGGTACTGCGCCGGGGCGGCGGGGCCGCGCTCCTTCCGGGCGACCACGCAGGACCCCTGCTCGGGCTGATCCCCGGGTACGCGTACGAGACCGCCACCGTGCCGCTGGAGCCGGACGACCTCCTGCTCCTCTACACCGACGGCCTGATCGAACGGCGCGACGAGGACATCGAGGAGTCGCTCGACGGTCTCGTCCGCAGCCTCGCGCGCGAAGGGCCGCTGTCGCCGCAGGAGACCGTCGACGACCTGATCTCCGCCCATGCCGCTTCCGGCCTGGAGGACGACGCGTGCCTACTGGCCCTGCGGATCGACTGA
- a CDS encoding CsbD family protein, with amino-acid sequence MSKHNAKARQIKGKLKETLGKTMGDKSMQRSGRSDMLRGKAQEMAEKAADQVRRHTRHH; translated from the coding sequence ATGAGCAAGCACAACGCCAAGGCGCGGCAGATCAAGGGCAAGCTGAAGGAAACCCTCGGGAAGACCATGGGCGACAAGTCCATGCAGCGCTCGGGCCGGAGCGACATGCTGCGCGGCAAGGCGCAGGAGATGGCGGAGAAGGCGGCCGACCAGGTGCGCAGGCACACCAGGCACCACTGA